One stretch of Planctomycetota bacterium DNA includes these proteins:
- a CDS encoding sulfatase, with translation MHRVLHVLTTVLCLVTPFTAGAARGADVPRRPNIVVIVADDLGYADLGFQGGRDVPTPHLDALAATGVRCTSGYVSGPYCSPTRAGLLTGRYQQRFGHEFNPGPPGPDTLEIGLPLTETTLADRLGKAGYATGLVGKWHLGNGPNHQPQSRGFAEFFGFLGGAHGYGPFPDGDKGPNAIRRGREPVAENEYLTDAFAREAVAFIDRHAAAPFFLMLTFNAVHTPMEARAGSEARFAGVTPPRRRTYAAMLAAMDDAVGKVTAALAERKLTGDTVVFFISDNGGPPVNASSNGTLRGHKATTWEGGVRVPFVVSWPGTLPAGKTYDEPVIQLDIAPTALAAAGIARPDGLDGVDLRPFLTGDRGGAPHDALYWRFGQQRAIRMGNWKLVDATGGTGPMLVDLAADLGEQTDKSTAEPQARQRLEEAWKTWNATLQEPRWGRGNPARQRQRQQQRQRQPQGGRQTVPPATASDR, from the coding sequence ATGCACCGTGTACTCCATGTCCTGACCACTGTTCTGTGCCTCGTTACCCCCTTCACCGCCGGTGCCGCGCGGGGTGCCGACGTGCCGCGGCGGCCCAATATCGTCGTCATCGTCGCCGACGATCTCGGCTACGCCGACCTCGGCTTCCAAGGGGGGCGCGACGTCCCCACCCCGCACCTCGACGCCCTGGCTGCCACGGGTGTGCGCTGCACGTCGGGGTACGTCTCCGGCCCCTACTGCAGCCCGACGCGCGCCGGGCTACTCACCGGCCGCTATCAGCAGCGCTTCGGCCACGAATTCAATCCCGGCCCGCCTGGCCCCGACACGCTCGAGATCGGCCTGCCCCTCACCGAAACGACGCTCGCCGACCGGCTCGGCAAGGCGGGCTACGCCACCGGTCTGGTGGGCAAGTGGCATCTGGGCAACGGGCCGAACCATCAGCCGCAGTCGCGCGGGTTCGCCGAGTTCTTCGGGTTCCTCGGCGGCGCCCACGGCTACGGGCCGTTTCCCGACGGCGACAAGGGGCCCAACGCGATCCGCCGCGGCCGCGAGCCGGTGGCCGAGAACGAGTATCTCACCGACGCCTTCGCGCGCGAGGCGGTGGCGTTCATCGACCGCCATGCGGCAGCGCCGTTCTTCCTCATGCTCACGTTCAACGCGGTCCACACACCGATGGAGGCGCGCGCCGGCTCGGAAGCGCGCTTCGCCGGCGTCACGCCGCCGCGCCGGCGGACCTACGCGGCGATGCTCGCGGCGATGGACGACGCGGTCGGGAAGGTCACGGCGGCGCTCGCCGAGCGAAAGCTGACCGGCGACACGGTGGTGTTCTTCATCAGCGACAACGGCGGCCCGCCGGTCAACGCGTCGAGCAACGGCACCCTCCGCGGCCACAAGGCGACCACCTGGGAGGGGGGCGTGCGCGTGCCGTTCGTCGTCTCCTGGCCAGGCACCCTGCCGGCCGGGAAGACCTACGACGAGCCTGTGATCCAACTCGACATCGCCCCGACGGCACTGGCCGCCGCCGGCATCGCCCGCCCCGACGGGCTCGACGGCGTCGACCTGCGCCCGTTCCTCACCGGCGACCGCGGCGGCGCCCCGCACGACGCGCTGTACTGGCGCTTCGGACAGCAGCGCGCGATCCGGATGGGGAACTGGAAACTCGTCGACGCGACCGGCGGCACCGGGCCGATGCTCGTCGACCTGGCCGCCGACCTCGGCGAGCAGACCGACAAGAGCACCGCCGAGCCGCAGGCGCGGCAGCGCCTCGAGGAGGCCTGGAAAACGTGGAACGCGACCCTTCAGGAGCCGCGCTGGGGCCGCGGCAACCCCGCGCGCCAGCGGCAGCGCCAGCAGCAACGCCAGCGCCAGCCTCAAGGCGGTCGGCAGACGGTGCCTCCCGCGACGGCCAGCGACCGATGA
- a CDS encoding ATP-binding cassette domain-containing protein → MIAVSNVSKSFAGQRVLAPTNLDVPRGRTTVLIGPSGCGKSTLLRIIVGLITPDSGGVTIDGEPMTAATALELRRRIGYVIQDGGLFPHLSGRDNVTLLARRRGRDPDWIRRRVDELADLVRLPQAALDRPPGALSGGQRQRLGIMRALALDPPVVLLDEPLGALDPLVRYDLQEDLRRIFRELAKTVVLVTHDMGEAGFFGDEIVLLGGGTIVQRGTLDALIHSPADESVRRFILAHRLPGMTAGDHR, encoded by the coding sequence ATGATCGCCGTCAGCAACGTCTCGAAGAGCTTCGCCGGCCAGCGGGTGTTGGCACCGACGAACCTCGATGTGCCGCGCGGGCGGACGACCGTGCTGATCGGCCCGAGCGGCTGCGGCAAGAGCACGCTGCTACGGATCATCGTCGGCCTGATCACCCCCGACAGCGGCGGCGTCACGATCGACGGTGAGCCGATGACCGCGGCCACCGCCCTCGAGCTGCGGCGCCGGATCGGCTACGTGATCCAGGACGGCGGCCTGTTTCCCCACCTCAGCGGCCGCGACAATGTCACGCTGCTGGCGCGGCGCCGGGGGCGCGACCCCGACTGGATCCGGCGCCGCGTCGACGAGCTGGCCGATCTGGTGCGCCTGCCGCAGGCGGCTCTCGACCGCCCGCCGGGGGCGCTTTCCGGCGGCCAGCGGCAGCGCCTCGGGATCATGCGGGCCTTGGCGCTCGACCCGCCGGTGGTCCTCCTCGACGAGCCACTCGGGGCCCTCGACCCGCTGGTCCGGTACGACCTCCAGGAGGACCTGCGGCGGATCTTCCGCGAGCTCGCCAAGACCGTCGTCCTCGTCACCCACGACATGGGTGAGGCCGGCTTCTTCGGCGACGAGATCGTCCTCCTCGGCGGTGGCACGATCGTCCAGCGCGGCACGCTCGACGCCCTGATCCACTCCCCCGCCGACGAGTCGGTGCGCCGTTTCATCCTCGCCCACCGGCTCCCGGGCATGACCGCAGGAGATCACCGATGA
- a CDS encoding ABC transporter permease subunit, whose translation MTRRATIWGLVAAACLAGRAGAAERVVIGSKGFTEGIILGEILAATVRHAGGEPVHRKALGGTQIVFQALERGEIDCYVEYTGTLSAEILRDAAAAAPERLAEALAARGIVAGPELGFDNTYGLAMKRELAERLGIRTIGDLVARAGEPAIAALEFAFSDEFVRRADGWPAVRAAYGLRQTPRVVDHALAYKGIDAGSIQVTDLYATDPEPRLHDLVLLEDDRRAFREYRALILTRADLHERAPAVAAALAELAGTIDGPTMAGMNTAVRVDKQGEAEVATAFLRERVGWDVAPVAADGFRRLVHDILRATGQHLLLVFVSLAAAVVVGVPAGILADRHPAAGRWILGAAGIIQTIPSMAVLVFMVPLLGLGWRPAALALFLYSLLPIIRGTATGLASIPGHLREAALALGLTPGERLRLVELPMASRSILAGIKTAAVINVGTATIGGLIGAGGYGEAILSGIRLADAARLMEGAIPAALVALGLERGFDRLERWLVPAGLRTAGR comes from the coding sequence ATGACGCGCCGGGCGACGATCTGGGGGCTGGTGGCCGCGGCCTGCCTGGCCGGTCGGGCCGGCGCGGCGGAGCGCGTCGTGATCGGGTCGAAGGGGTTCACCGAGGGGATCATCCTCGGGGAGATCCTCGCCGCCACCGTGCGCCACGCCGGCGGCGAACCGGTTCACCGTAAGGCGCTGGGGGGGACGCAGATCGTCTTTCAGGCGCTCGAGCGCGGCGAGATCGACTGCTACGTCGAATACACCGGGACGCTGTCCGCCGAGATCCTCCGCGACGCCGCGGCCGCGGCGCCCGAGCGGCTGGCGGAGGCGCTGGCCGCGCGCGGGATCGTCGCCGGCCCCGAACTGGGGTTCGACAACACCTACGGCCTGGCGATGAAGCGCGAGCTCGCCGAGCGGCTCGGGATCCGCACGATCGGCGATCTGGTGGCCCGTGCCGGCGAGCCGGCGATCGCGGCGCTCGAGTTCGCCTTCAGCGACGAGTTCGTCCGCCGCGCCGACGGCTGGCCCGCCGTCCGCGCCGCCTACGGCCTGCGGCAGACGCCGCGCGTCGTCGACCATGCCCTGGCCTACAAAGGCATCGACGCCGGATCGATCCAGGTCACCGACCTCTACGCCACCGATCCCGAACCGCGCCTCCACGACCTGGTGCTGCTCGAGGACGACCGCCGCGCCTTCCGTGAGTACCGGGCGCTGATCCTCACCCGGGCCGACCTGCACGAGCGGGCGCCGGCCGTGGCCGCGGCGCTGGCCGAGCTGGCCGGGACGATCGACGGCCCGACGATGGCGGGGATGAACACCGCCGTGCGCGTCGACAAGCAGGGGGAGGCGGAGGTGGCGACGGCGTTCCTCCGCGAGCGCGTCGGCTGGGACGTCGCGCCGGTCGCTGCCGACGGCTTCCGCCGGCTCGTCCACGACATCCTCCGCGCCACCGGCCAGCACCTCCTCCTGGTCTTCGTGTCGCTGGCGGCGGCGGTCGTCGTCGGCGTGCCGGCGGGAATCCTCGCCGATCGGCATCCTGCCGCGGGGCGCTGGATCCTCGGCGCGGCCGGCATCATCCAGACGATCCCCTCGATGGCGGTGCTGGTGTTCATGGTGCCGCTGCTCGGCCTCGGCTGGCGGCCGGCAGCGCTGGCGCTGTTCCTCTACAGCCTGCTGCCGATCATCCGCGGGACGGCGACCGGCCTGGCGTCGATCCCCGGCCATCTCCGCGAGGCGGCGCTGGCGCTGGGGCTGACGCCCGGCGAGCGCTTGCGCCTCGTCGAGCTGCCGATGGCGTCACGCTCGATCCTCGCCGGCATCAAGACCGCCGCGGTGATCAACGTCGGCACCGCCACGATCGGCGGCCTGATCGGCGCCGGCGGCTACGGCGAGGCGATCCTCTCGGGGATCCGGCTCGCCGACGCCGCCCGGCTGATGGAGGGAGCGATCCCGGCGGCGCTGGTGGCCCTCGGCCTCGAGCGCGGCTTCGACCGGCTCGAGCGCTGGCTGGTGCCGGCCGGCCTCCGCACGGCGGGCCGCTGA